Below is a window of Aeromonas veronii DNA.
TTCATCAAGATGCTCTCCGAGACCCTCACCACCAAGCTCTCCGCCATCGAACTCTCTACCATGGACGCCCTCAACCAGACCATTCCGGCCCCCATCGAAGGGGCACTCAAGCGCAACAAGATGCAGATTGAGGGGTTCAACAGCACCATCAAGGATCTGCAAGGGGAGCTCAAGAACTTCGAAAACGACATGGGCCACTATGTTCACGGCTTCGTGCGTGACACCACCGCGAGCGAAGGGGTGCTCTCCCAGTATCTGGCGCTGATGAAGCAGCAGGAACAGATGCGGGAGCAGAGCAAGCAGGCGAGCGCGCTTATTGTGGCAATTCAGGATCGGCTTGAGCGGATCACCGCTCAGAGCCAGCAACTGATGAACCAGAGCATTCAGCATGCCAAAGCCGCACAGAGCCAGAGCACCCTGACTCAGGGAGCCAGCATAGGGGTCGCCATCCTGATTGCCATGCTGGTGGCCTACACCCTCGGCAAAGCTATTCGCCGTCCCCTCAAGGAGCTGCTGCGGGTGCTGACCGAAGTGACCCAGGGCGATATGACCCAGCGCATCGGTTTTCGCAGCAAGAACGAATTCGGTCAGCTGGGCAGCCAGATCAACCTGCTGATCGCCCAGATGGGGGAGGTGCTGGCACAGCTTTCACACGCGTCGGCCCAGCTTAACAATGCCGCTCACGGCAACCGCCACACCACCGAATCGGTGCGGGCGGATCTGGAGAAACAGCGGCAGGAGACCGCCTCGGTCGCCGCCGCCATGACCCAGATGGAGGCCTCGGTGCGGGAGGTGGCGCAGGCTGCGAACCAGACCCTGGAGCGGGTGCAGGATGTGGAGAAGGCCTCCGAGATGGGGCGCAAGGTGATGGCAGGCAATATCACCACCACTCATCAGCTGGCGGGCAAGCTGCAGCAGACCGGCAAGGTGATTGGCGATGTGAGCGCCATGAGCAGCCAGATCGGCAACATCCTCGACGTCATTCGCGGTATCGCCGAGCAGACCAACTTGCTGGCCCTCAACGCCGCCATCGAAGCGGCGCGGGCCGGCGAGCAGGGGCGCGGCTTTGCGGTGGTGGCGGACGAGGTGCGCAGTCTGGCGGGTCGTACCGCCCAGTCCACCAGCGAGATCCAGACCATGATCGAAAACCTGCAGCAGGGGGTTGCCAAGGCAGTGATCGTGATGCAGGAGTGCTCTCGCGAGATGGACAGTTGCGTGGATCAGAGCTCTCACGCCAACAACGCCATGGAGGAAGTGCAGGGGATTGTGGTGCTGATCAGCGACATGTCGAGCCAGATCGCCTCTGCCGCCGAGCAGCAGCAGGCCACCAGCGCCGATATCGCCACCAACCTCAACCGCATCTCCGATATCTCGGATCTCAACTATCAGGGGATTGAGCGGGTAGCCGAGACCAGCCAGCAGCTGGACTCCCTTGCCGAGCAGCAGGAGAGCCTGGTCAAGCGCTTCCGCCTCAGCGCCTGATGGTCGAGAGTTGAAACAACAAGGCCCCGCAGCTGCGGGGCCTTCTCTTTATTGCGGCCGTGACAAGGGGATCAGGCGTAGGCAATCGCGCCCTTGCCGACCCCTTCATAGGCGACAATCTTGACGAACTTGTCGCCCACCATCTTCTTCACTTCTCGGGCGATATAGCAGGCCAGCAGCTCGACCGTGGTGTCGGTGTCGATCATCTCCACCTCGGCGGTGGGGATGGCCAACTGGAACAGCCCTTGCGGCGCCACATATTTGAAGCCGCTGTGCTGCTCGCCAAGCTGGGCATTGGCGCGGGGGCTCAAGGCGAGCTCGGTCAGCGCCACCTTGTCCTCCTCGGTGCCGAGGTAGATATCGCCCCAGCGCTCGGCCCAGTTGAGCTCAAGCTCCTGGTCGCGCATCCCATCGACGTGGATCTCGATGGGAGAGCGGTGGCCGTGGGCGATGCGCTGGCAGTTGCCATCGTGCTTTTTCAGGCCGTGGCTGTAGTGGTAGAAGGCACCGGTGATCGCCTCCTGGCGCAGGGTCAGGGAGAGATCCTTGATATTGCCCGGCAGCCGTTTGGCCAGCACCGCCAGCAGGTAGCGAGTCACCGACTCTTTATCGACTTGCGGGGCAGGGATAAAGGCAAAACCCTGGGTCGGGCAGCGCAGGTGGATGGAGCGCCCCGGGCGCAGCAGATCCACCGTGCTCTCGCCACCGTCCAGTGTCTCGACGTGGATCAGCGGGCACTCGGTCGGCACCAGCAGCTTGTGGTCCACCTCTTCATCGATGATCGACTTGATCAGCTTCTTTACCCGGCCAAAGTCCAGCAGCATGCTCATTTCGTTGAGCTCACCGCTCATTTCGA
It encodes the following:
- a CDS encoding methyl-accepting chemotaxis protein, which encodes MKQTMSDLSILQRVYLGFAILVAVMVASSLLTFRSQETLGNALEQVTQQSMPLVIASSQTQITLLSANKWLGDVLTEQDPKLLPAEVAELKQAKAAVGKSLDALRQQVAHHPELQGEMSSLSQQVDSYLQLTDTLPGEHEALLTRLHKVNLAKGQFQVSLPQFKKSLGDMMLTIDDSFIKMLSETLTTKLSAIELSTMDALNQTIPAPIEGALKRNKMQIEGFNSTIKDLQGELKNFENDMGHYVHGFVRDTTASEGVLSQYLALMKQQEQMREQSKQASALIVAIQDRLERITAQSQQLMNQSIQHAKAAQSQSTLTQGASIGVAILIAMLVAYTLGKAIRRPLKELLRVLTEVTQGDMTQRIGFRSKNEFGQLGSQINLLIAQMGEVLAQLSHASAQLNNAAHGNRHTTESVRADLEKQRQETASVAAAMTQMEASVREVAQAANQTLERVQDVEKASEMGRKVMAGNITTTHQLAGKLQQTGKVIGDVSAMSSQIGNILDVIRGIAEQTNLLALNAAIEAARAGEQGRGFAVVADEVRSLAGRTAQSTSEIQTMIENLQQGVAKAVIVMQECSREMDSCVDQSSHANNAMEEVQGIVVLISDMSSQIASAAEQQQATSADIATNLNRISDISDLNYQGIERVAETSQQLDSLAEQQESLVKRFRLSA
- a CDS encoding 6-carboxytetrahydropterin synthase, whose protein sequence is MKLFVRDLTVIDSSYLCERRGMVGESWLVDIEMSGELNEMSMLLDFGRVKKLIKSIIDEEVDHKLLVPTECPLIHVETLDGGESTVDLLRPGRSIHLRCPTQGFAFIPAPQVDKESVTRYLLAVLAKRLPGNIKDLSLTLRQEAITGAFYHYSHGLKKHDGNCQRIAHGHRSPIEIHVDGMRDQELELNWAERWGDIYLGTEEDKVALTELALSPRANAQLGEQHSGFKYVAPQGLFQLAIPTAEVEMIDTDTTVELLACYIAREVKKMVGDKFVKIVAYEGVGKGAIAYA